The Macaca thibetana thibetana isolate TM-01 chromosome 9, ASM2454274v1, whole genome shotgun sequence region TTCCCTACTTTCATATGTAACACAGCCCTTTAAATGTGCCTAAGAGTTGAATGTCCAGATTCAGACTTAAGggacttaaaatgttaaaaagtgacAAACttgcggggggggggggtagAAATGCAGCTAAAATTACAAAGGATTAGTTTCCctaatatacaaagaactcccacaaattacaaagaaaaaaccaACATCTCTACAAGAGTTAAGGAACATGAGTTTTAGTTCACAGCAAAGGGAAAGACAGTACTTTTAAAAGATGCTCAATTTCACTTATACAAGAAAAACTTATTAAAGCTTCATTGAGATACCACTTTTTCACCAGTCAGAAAGTTTAGTACCACATTGTGTTGGCAAAGACGTAAGCAGATAGTAATTCTAATACATTCTACTTTGAGGAATACATTCTATAAACTCATACACAAGCAATGATGAATGCACAAGGTTATTCACCATAGCAATTAACTgtaaaagactggaaacaacatACATGTGTAACAgggaattgattttttaaaactatactatATCTTCTATATTAAAGAATCATAAGCTATTTCTTAACATTCTTGATGAGCAAATCTAGAGACAAAAGGATGGGCTTTCCAGTGATCTTAGAAGAATCTGACAGTTTGTGTTAAAAGTTCTCGAAGATACCATCTGAAACAGATGAACTTCTAAGGATGTTCTGAATAGCATTATTACAATTTGTGGCCATTACCTGTGAGTGTAGAAGAACATGGTCAGGGAGGTAACCTAATCTATTTGCAGAGCAACAAACTACAAAAGTCATCAGgtgaaaatgaggaaagaatgtTTACCTTTAAAATTCTCAAATGTACTAGGGAAAGGGAGGGTCCACTGAGAACCATCCCACTAACCCGACCAGTACTGGCCTTCGCAGGACACCATGAACCACACGGTCCAAACCGTCTTCTCTCCTGTCAACAGCGGCCAGCCCCCCACCTATGAGATGCTCAAGGAAGAGCACGAGGTAGCTGTGCTGGGGGCGCCCCACAACCCTGCTCCCCCGACGTCCACCGTGATCCACATCCGCAGCGAGACCTCCATGCCCAACCATGTTGTCTGGTTCCTGTTCAACACCCTCTTCATGACACCCCTGCTGCCTGGGCTTCATAGCATTTGCCTACTCCATGAAGTCTAGGGACAGGAAGATGGTTGGCGACCTGACTGGGGCCCAGGCCTATGCCTCCACCGCCAAGTGCCTGAACATCTGGGCCCTGATTTTGGGCATCCTCATGACCATTCCGCTCATTGTCATCCCGGTATTGATCTACCAAGCCCATCGATAGATCAGGAGACATCATTCAGGCCAGGAGCTCTGCCCATAACCTGTATCCCACGTGCTCCACCTTCCATTCCTGGTCCTGCCCCCAGAGCTGAGTCCTGTATCAGCCCTTTATCCTCACACACTTTTCTACAATGGCATTCAATAAAGTATACATGTttctggtattaaaaaaaaaaaaaaaaaaaaaaaaaaattctcaaatgtgctagcaaaaataaaatatattttgaaaagcatgttgctgtaatctcagcactttgggaggccgagacgggcggatcacgaggtcaggagatcgagaccatcctggctaacacggtgaaaccccgtctctactaaaaaatacaaaaaaactagccgggcgcggtggcgggcgcctgtagtcccagctactcgggaggctgaggcgggagaatggcatgaacccgggaggcggagcttgcagtgagctgagatccggccactgcactccagcctgggcggcagagcgagactccgtctcaaaaaaaaaaaaaaaaaaaaaaaaaaaaaaagcatgttgcAAGAACAAATTATTGTCACTCTGGAATATTATGCTGCCATTAAATATGTATGACaagtttgttaaatattttgtataatgctgagcaaaaaaagcaaaatatagttacatgggtttttttcttccttgagtcATCTTCAATGGTAAGTTATATGGTTTTATGTTGTATATAAAGATGACCTATTCTTTTATCAAAGCAAGAtgaattccattaaaaaatgtctagaaggaaatacataaaaatgttaacaatagttGTCTCTGAGTAGcacttctttcttccatttttctgtacATCTCAATTTTCTATGACAAAATATTtagtacttttaaaatagaaatttttaaaaaatgagtgattctgaatatgttagaaaaaataagaatcataGCATCATATATATGAACAGAAAACTAAGTTTATTAATTTAATCTCTGTTCTGACcaatttggtaatttttaaaaactcaactgcaaaaaaaagactagaaaataaacattttcttttttttaagatggaatctcactctgtcaaccaggctggagtacactggcccaatcttggctcactgcaaactccgcctcccaggttcacaccattctcctgcctcagcctcccgagttgctgggactacaggcgcccgccaccacaaccggctaatcttttgtatctttagttgagatggggtttcaccatgttagccaggatggtcttgatcaatcctgacctcgtgatctgcctgcctcggcctcccaaagtgctgggattacaggcgtgagccactgcgcctggccaaaaataaacattttctaaacatAACAGTAACAGAACAAAGGAAATTAAGCTTTGATAAGAAAAAGAGACTTTTTCTCCCATGATCAATAgtcttgagaaaagaaataatgcaaattttagttaaaatgtcaCCCAAGAAAGTAACAAAAggtctcataaaaaaaagaaacagactttGTCTCTATTTCTTAATCATCTAACAGGAAGAAGTAGCAACTTTCAGTGCAAGCTACTCTCTTCTTTGATTTATAAATCAAACTCCCCCCAAAAATGGGTTATCGAAATTAatcttgaaaaattaatttttaaaaagtaattatagcTATCATGTTTTCAACTCTGGTTACACTAGACTTTTGCTTGTAAAAAtagttaaatgttaaaaaaaaaaaaaagaaagaaaaaagtggcaATAACTACAACTCAATCTTGTTACCTCATTGTAATGTTGGCTACGCCTAGATTAAGTCAAGCGGAAGGTTAAAGTTCCttagtaaaatagaaaagaaaaaaaacagctgaGATTAAGGGGAAAAGGTGGCATCTAGTTCATAAGAAGtcatatatcctttttttttttttttgatggagtgtcgctcttgttgcccacgctggagtgcaaaggcgcaatctctgctcactgcaatctccgcctcccaggttcaagtgattctcctgcctcagcctcccgaatagctgggattcaGATGCCCAaacctttttttaattataataaatcaGTATGTTATACTAAttgatacattttaatatttataccaAGAATTCCTTATAAACccaatttatctttaaataaagtGTATAAATTCCATTGTTTCATAACTTAGCACAGATCTTCAAACCCACAATGATGTTACTGTGAGAACAATATACTACCAAATGTACACTTAACCATAAATATTGTTGTATTCCCCATAACGAGCTTAAGTGGATAGTAATTCAAGTTGCAATTACCAATAAGAGACCCAAACTGATTTGTTTACATGTTTCAcagatatttttgtttcaaacaaaatgaaatgattcTTTTTAAGTTTCAACAACAAATATAACCATTATCCCCACCCACAGATGACACTGCCTAGAAATAGCTGTAATGCATCACTACAGCAAGGCACTAGACGAGTACAAAAACACTGTAGTGTATATTAAAATCATCTCAGAAcaaccaataaaacaaaaatttcatgtAGGGAGATCATGGAAGACCTTACTGAGAATATTAAGATTTGAGCAGAGACTTGAGAGGGATAAGAAATATGAAAACCTGCATATATTCAGGAGAAaagcattctaatgatagaaaaCTGCAATGCAaaaatcctatgaggtaggtgcATGTTCAGCATGTTTGAGGAATAGCAAGGAGGTCAGTATCACAAAATGGAGTGGGCAAGAGGAAAGTGGCAGCAGATGGGAGTCAGACAGGGAGCCAAATGTTCAACAGTGATGTGCTCAAGCCAATACTGGCTGGAGAGCAGATTGCTGTACATTCTAGAACTTTGAATCAGCCAGAGTGGGAGTAATTTTACCAGTAAAAcaggcaaatgctacaaatcagaaCCTTTTCCCCCTCCAGAGAGCCAGTTTACCGTCACTACCTGTAGGCCCCTTGAAGAACTCTTGTCTTTTACTGAGTGAGATCAGAAGCTACTGGATAAGTTCCCTTCTGCCTGACGTCACCATTCCCACTGCTGAGTTATGACCACAggtaagaaagaacaaaagcaggGAGACTAATTAGAAAGCTGTTAATATAATCTAGGTGAGATACATTGTTAACCTGAACCAAAGAGCCAGTGGTGAAACAGTGAGAAGTAATCAACTCACTGTCTCACCACTGGCTCTTTTGTTCAGGCTCTGGATACAAAGAACTATTCTGATTTGCATCAGTATGTAGCAACAATTACTAAGCTTCCTATCTAGAAATCAGTATCTAACTCTAACCTAAACATGTCATTCCTGGTTCTGAATTAAGACTGTTAGTTGGATGTATAAAGTACTTCAAGAAGCTCAAATAACCAGGAGTCTTAGATGCACGTTACATATCTTCAGTTATTAAGGGTTCTATTATCATTTCAACTGATcaacatatacatgtattgaacATCTATTATAAGACACTGCAGAGAACACAAGTAAAATCTGTAATCCAAGCCCCTTCCTCAAGGAGGTTACAATCTGAAGTTTAAACTAAAGCATCCGTATATAAAAAGATAGATTCAACACaatgaaagtataaaatgtgCGGCAGGGCGAAGGAGTATTCTATAAattggaaaggaggaggaagaaatcaCTGAACAGATGGGACTTGAGCTGTGCCTTGAAGGATGGATAGAGTGAGATGATGAGAAATGAACAAACGGAACAAGTAAGGGCCTAATAGGCAGTGGATCTGCAAAGTGAAAGGGCTAAGACAAAGGTGGGAATGCACTTGGTGATTAAGGAGTAATCTACTCATGGCATTCAGGAGCgtggggagacagaggttacaatTGGGAACTATGGAGACATATACCTGAATTCCTAATTTCATTACTTACTagcttgggcaagttacatagGACCTTCCTGTCTTTATTTCTTCAGCAGTAGAAATTATAGTACCTACTTTATAGGACTGGTGCAcagaatatatgaaataaaatcatatacGTATGGTATGTCACACTACCTGAAAGTTAGTAAGCAGTCACTCGTTAGCAAAACCATTACTGGCCTtttccagccccagctccagaCCCTGCAGCCGCCAAGATGTTGATGCCTAAGAAGAACCAGATTGCCATTTATGAACTCCTTTTTAAGGAGGGAGTCATGGTGGCCAAGAAGGATGTCCACATGCCTAAGCACCCGGAGCTGGCAGACAAGAATGTGCCCAACCTTCATGTCATGAAGGCCATGCAGTCTCTCAAGTCCCGAGGCTACGTGAAGGAACAGTTTGCCTGGAGACATTTCTACTGGTACCTTACCAATGAGGGTATCCAGTAACTCCGTGATTACCTTCATCTGCCCCCGGAGATTGTGCCTGCCACCCAACACTGTAGCCGtccagagactggcaggcctagGCCTAAAGGTCTGCAGGGTGAGCGACCTGCGAGACTCACAAGAGGTGAAGCTGACAGAGATACCTACAGACAGAGTGCTGTGCCATCTGGTGCCAACAAGAAAGCCGAGGCTGGGGCTGGGTCAGCAACCGAATTCCAGTTTAGAGGCGGATTCGGTCGTGGATGTGGTCAGCCACCTCAGTAAAATTGGAGAAGATTCTTTTGCATTGAATAAACTTACAGccaaaaaaccttaaaaaaaaaaaattactggccaggcacagtgattcatgcctgtaatcccaggccaaagtgggaggattgcttgaggctaggagggcaagaccagctgggcaacctagtgagacctcgtctctccaaaaaaaaaattttaattagataGGTGTAGTATTTTGCACCTgtagtcagtcccagctactcaggaggctgaagtgggagggtcacttgaggccaggagctcaagaccagcctgtgtaacacggcaagactcccatctcaatcaatcaactAACCAATCAATAAAAATGATTGGGAAGTGgcaatggttaatgggtacaataattaaaagaatgagtaagacctagaatttgatagcacaacagggtgactatagtcaataataatttaattgtacattttaaaataactaaaagaacaTAATTGTATTGTTtgaaatacaaaggataaatgcttgaggtgatttATCTTCAAGTCACTGGAAAAACCAAAAGTGACAATAAGAAAAGTCACAAAAAGGGCTTTGTTTGGGAAGAAGATTCTACATTctggttatgtttttttttttttttttttgagacggagtctcgctgtgtctcccaggctggagtgcagtggcgcgatctcggctcactgcaagctccgccccctgggttcacgccattctcccgactcagcctcccaagtagctgggactacaggcgcccgctaccacgcccggctaatttttttgtatttttagtagagacggggtttcaccgtgttagccaggatagtctcgatctcctgacctcgtgatccacccgcctcggcctcccaaagtgctgggattacaggcttgagccaccgcgcccggcccattctggTTATGTTAAGTGATACCTTAAAAGCCAAAAGAAcatgtaaaatacacacacaaccaAGACTGCAGCTCACTCGCTGATGTAACAATCAGTGGGAAGGAACACATACCAGCACTCACGAACACACGAATATTCCAAAGGCACAACTATTTCACTGAACATTCTTTACTGTAGTGAAAGAACAGATGAACGTTTTGACTTGGTGACTCAAAacagaccaaaaagaaaagatgtcCTCCTTTGGGGCATCTCAAAAACCTGGTTACAATAAAAAGAGACCATTAACATCAGCTACTTTATTCTTCTTATAATACAAATAAGACCGTAAAGGTTCCAGTAACATAATGGTATCTTGATAATCCTATAATTCTGACAGCATATATTCTAAGACAAAAGGTTCATTTGTTCAACTGGTTCGCTGTATATCCTGTAAATGTTAACAGTGAAATGTTGTGTTTTTTCCAGAACTGCTAatacttttaatactttttgtaTATACTTTCTGAATAACATGCAAATGAAAAAGTATAAACTCGAtaatttttcacaaaatgaaCCCACCCATGTAACCAATGCCTAAACCAAAAGACAGAACATTACTAGCACTCCAGGAGCCCCCTTCATATCCTCTGTC contains the following coding sequences:
- the LOC126962543 gene encoding 40S ribosomal protein S10-like — protein: MLMPKKNQIAIYELLFKEGVMVAKKDVHMPKHPELADKNVPNLHVMKAMQSLKSRGYVKEQFAWRHFYWYLTNEGIQ